In Acidovorax sp. GBBC 1281, a single window of DNA contains:
- a CDS encoding DUF3014 domain-containing protein, protein MPERDTVELRPAQQASRAWIPWVLVAGALGAGAAWWFWGRTASEPVALPPVASQSASQAAAPPASAASGPQNPMDTVQPPDTKLPTLAESDRPLTEAVTGWVGADSVASLLRMDGFVQRAVATVDNLSRQSAPSRLWPVQPMPQRFLVDGEGSETETIAATNAGRYRAFVMLAEAIPQDQAVALYARLYPLFQQAYEELGFPRRYFNDRLVATLDNLLQAPEPTGPVQVQLTKVAGEVPSTRPWVRYEFADPKLQALSSGQKILVRMGVENERRMKTVLAELRRRVATGEMARKP, encoded by the coding sequence ATGCCTGAACGTGACACGGTGGAATTGCGGCCCGCGCAGCAGGCTTCCCGCGCCTGGATTCCATGGGTGCTGGTCGCTGGCGCGCTGGGCGCCGGCGCGGCCTGGTGGTTCTGGGGGCGCACGGCGTCCGAGCCGGTGGCGTTACCGCCCGTGGCCAGCCAGTCCGCGTCCCAGGCTGCCGCGCCGCCCGCATCCGCGGCATCCGGCCCGCAGAACCCCATGGACACGGTGCAGCCGCCCGATACCAAACTCCCCACCCTGGCCGAATCGGACCGCCCCCTGACCGAGGCGGTCACGGGATGGGTGGGGGCGGACTCGGTCGCGTCGCTGCTGCGCATGGACGGCTTCGTGCAGCGCGCGGTCGCCACGGTGGACAACCTGTCGCGCCAGAGCGCGCCGTCCCGCCTGTGGCCCGTGCAGCCCATGCCGCAGCGGTTCCTGGTGGATGGCGAGGGCAGCGAGACGGAGACGATCGCCGCCACCAATGCGGGCCGCTACCGTGCCTTCGTCATGCTGGCCGAAGCCATTCCGCAGGACCAGGCCGTTGCGCTGTACGCCCGGCTGTACCCGCTGTTCCAGCAGGCGTACGAAGAGCTGGGCTTTCCGCGCCGCTACTTCAACGACCGGCTGGTGGCCACGCTGGACAACCTGCTGCAGGCGCCCGAGCCCACCGGCCCGGTGCAGGTGCAACTCACCAAGGTGGCCGGTGAGGTGCCCTCTACGCGCCCCTGGGTGCGCTACGAGTTCGCCGACCCGAAGCTGCAGGCCTTGTCCAGCGGCCAGAAGATCCTCGTGCGCATGGGCGTGGAGAACGAGCGGCGGATGAAAACCGTGCTGGCCGAGCTACGCCGCCGGGTCGCGACGGGCGAGATGGCGCGCAAGCCCTGA
- a CDS encoding GGDEF domain-containing protein: protein MPPAARPHSPPPGGSPARRAADGVLPPPPGLRGRIDRALFGQSKQVRIRMSQCLLAFGLLCLIALVQQAEVMLGLVDARQAYPLTAFALGTSFVCCLLVRTGQGRRLAPHDPSLSMLQSVLAATALGWAYAITGPARGALLGLLAPLFLLGGMFQLRAGQTRVLMAYWLVLVTGVMLWRTSGESPRYDPRVEVIHWAFSLIVVTAVAALAIRIGRLRSRLARQKATLTEALELSRKLAEHDALTGLLNRRAMGDLLTLHWTVGAAVQPQDGRPGEPATAPMAMAMMDIDHFKHVNDTHGHAVGDAVLQRFAEIAQAGVRGRDVLSRWGGEEFLLLMPGTGQSGAMRVLERLRGQMERGGFEALAPGLAVTFSAGVAERVPGEPHAATVERADKALYRAKHNGRNRFEAG, encoded by the coding sequence ATGCCGCCTGCCGCCCGCCCCCATTCCCCACCGCCCGGCGGATCGCCGGCGCGCCGCGCGGCCGATGGCGTCCTGCCGCCGCCCCCGGGCCTGCGGGGCCGGATCGACCGGGCGCTGTTCGGCCAGAGCAAGCAGGTGCGCATCCGCATGTCGCAGTGCCTGCTGGCGTTCGGCCTGCTGTGCCTGATCGCCCTGGTGCAGCAGGCCGAGGTGATGCTGGGGCTGGTGGACGCCAGGCAGGCCTATCCGCTGACCGCCTTCGCGCTGGGCACCAGCTTCGTCTGCTGCCTGCTCGTGCGCACCGGCCAGGGCCGGCGGCTCGCGCCGCACGATCCGTCGCTCTCCATGCTGCAGTCGGTGCTGGCGGCCACGGCGCTCGGCTGGGCCTATGCCATCACCGGGCCGGCGCGCGGTGCGCTGCTGGGCCTGCTGGCACCGCTGTTCCTGCTGGGGGGCATGTTCCAACTGCGGGCGGGGCAGACGCGCGTGCTCATGGCGTATTGGCTGGTGCTCGTGACCGGGGTCATGCTGTGGCGCACGTCGGGCGAATCGCCGCGCTACGACCCGCGCGTGGAGGTCATCCACTGGGCCTTCTCGCTCATCGTGGTGACGGCGGTGGCCGCGCTGGCCATCCGCATCGGCCGCCTGCGCAGCCGCCTGGCCCGGCAGAAGGCCACCCTCACCGAGGCGCTGGAGCTGAGCCGCAAGCTCGCCGAGCACGATGCGCTGACCGGCCTGCTGAACCGGCGCGCCATGGGCGACCTGCTCACCCTGCACTGGACGGTGGGCGCCGCGGTGCAGCCGCAGGACGGCCGGCCGGGCGAGCCCGCCACGGCGCCGATGGCCATGGCCATGATGGACATCGACCACTTCAAACACGTGAACGACACGCACGGGCATGCGGTGGGCGACGCCGTGCTGCAGCGCTTCGCCGAGATCGCCCAGGCCGGCGTGCGCGGGCGCGACGTGCTCTCGCGCTGGGGCGGGGAAGAGTTCCTGCTGCTCATGCCCGGTACCGGCCAAAGCGGTGCGATGCGCGTGCTGGAGCGGCTGCGCGGCCAGATGGAGCGCGGCGGCTTCGAAGCACTGGCCCCGGGCCTGGCGGTGACGTTCTCCGCCGGCGTGGCCGAGCGCGTGCCCGGCGAGCCCCACGCGGCCACCGTGGAGCGGGCCGACAAGGCGCTCTACCGCGCCAAGCACAACGGCCGCAACCGCTTCGAAGCCGGCTGA
- a CDS encoding DODA-type extradiol aromatic ring-opening family dioxygenase, translating into MSDLERARAPTDSGRNAELPALYLSHGAPLFAVDSGETGPALTRWGQEVQARFPHLRGVVVMSPHWMPRSPKVMTGLQPATWHDFGGFPPALYALRYPAAGAPGLAETVLARLRSAGIAAEGDAERPFDHGAWVPLMHLFPDARLPVVQVALPSTAGPAEVYAMGAALQGLRSEGVLVMGSGSMTHNLAEFFGGANEPLPYVTEFSRWIEDAVQRRDWPALLDYRRQAPHAERAHPSEDHFLPLFFALGAAGPEAQAHYLSREVRYGALAMDAFALQSAA; encoded by the coding sequence ATGTCCGATCTGGAACGGGCCCGCGCACCCACCGACAGCGGCAGGAATGCCGAACTCCCCGCGCTGTACCTCTCCCATGGCGCCCCGCTGTTCGCGGTGGACTCCGGCGAAACCGGCCCGGCCCTCACCCGCTGGGGCCAGGAGGTCCAGGCGCGCTTTCCGCACCTTCGCGGGGTGGTGGTCATGTCGCCACACTGGATGCCGCGATCCCCGAAAGTGATGACCGGGCTGCAGCCCGCCACCTGGCACGACTTCGGCGGATTTCCGCCGGCCCTGTACGCCTTGCGCTACCCGGCCGCAGGCGCCCCGGGCCTGGCCGAAACGGTGCTGGCGCGCCTGCGTTCGGCCGGTATCGCGGCCGAAGGCGATGCGGAGCGGCCCTTCGACCATGGCGCCTGGGTGCCGCTGATGCACCTGTTTCCCGACGCCCGGCTGCCCGTGGTGCAGGTGGCCCTGCCGTCCACCGCCGGCCCAGCCGAGGTCTACGCCATGGGCGCCGCCTTGCAGGGCCTGCGCAGCGAGGGCGTGCTGGTGATGGGCTCCGGCAGCATGACGCACAACCTGGCCGAGTTCTTCGGCGGCGCCAACGAGCCCTTGCCCTATGTGACTGAATTCAGCCGTTGGATCGAAGACGCCGTGCAGCGGCGCGACTGGCCCGCGCTGCTGGACTACCGGCGGCAGGCGCCACATGCCGAGCGCGCCCACCCCAGCGAAGACCATTTCCTGCCCTTGTTTTTCGCCCTGGGCGCCGCCGGCCCCGAGGCGCAGGCGCACTACCTGAGCCGGGAGGTCCGCTACGGCGCCCTGGCCATGGACGCCTTCGCCCTGCAGTCCGCGGCATGA
- the aroQ gene encoding type II 3-dehydroquinate dehydratase, with translation MKTVFVLNGPNLNLLGTREPSVYGVHTLADVERLCAQACERHGFALQFRQSNHEGDLVDWIHEAGRLHGAGELAGVVLNAAAYTHTSVALLDAVKGTGVPLVELHISNVHAREAFRHHSYLSGVARAVMCGFGVQGYPLAIDGLAGW, from the coding sequence GTGAAAACCGTCTTTGTCCTCAACGGACCCAATCTGAACCTGCTCGGCACGCGCGAGCCCTCGGTGTACGGCGTGCACACGCTGGCCGATGTGGAGCGGCTGTGCGCCCAGGCGTGCGAGCGCCATGGGTTTGCGCTGCAGTTCCGCCAGAGCAACCACGAGGGCGACTTGGTGGACTGGATCCATGAGGCCGGCCGCCTCCACGGCGCGGGCGAACTGGCCGGCGTGGTGCTGAATGCCGCCGCCTACACCCACACCAGCGTGGCACTGCTGGATGCCGTCAAGGGCACGGGCGTGCCGCTGGTGGAGTTGCATATCAGCAACGTGCATGCCCGCGAAGCCTTCCGCCACCATTCCTATCTGTCCGGCGTGGCGCGCGCGGTGATGTGCGGGTTCGGCGTGCAGGGCTATCCGCTAGCCATCGACGGCCTGGCGGGATGGTGA
- a CDS encoding alpha/beta hydrolase — MLDLPLPFLNRPAASHTTSPWLLVLMHGVGSNEGDLFGLAPYVPPHFHVVSLRAPHAMGPGSHAWFEFSVLPDGSRSIHEPQEAASRSLVALTVEAAALQLGVPSERVVVGGFSQGGIMALSLLFTRPELLHAAMVWHSRLLPQAMPFAAAADSLHGKPLWVSHGVQDNVIPLAQAHAIRDHARGLSLDLTYREYPGAHEIRQAELTDAMGWLGGLQHPQPQAAR; from the coding sequence ATGCTTGATCTGCCGCTTCCCTTTCTGAACCGCCCCGCCGCGTCCCACACCACCTCTCCCTGGCTGCTCGTCCTCATGCACGGCGTGGGCAGCAACGAGGGCGACCTGTTCGGCCTGGCCCCCTACGTTCCCCCGCATTTCCATGTCGTGAGCCTGCGCGCGCCGCATGCCATGGGCCCGGGCTCCCATGCGTGGTTCGAGTTTTCCGTGCTGCCCGATGGCAGCCGTTCCATCCACGAGCCGCAGGAGGCGGCCAGCCGCTCGCTGGTGGCGCTCACGGTCGAGGCCGCTGCGCTGCAGTTGGGTGTGCCGTCCGAGCGGGTGGTGGTGGGCGGTTTCAGCCAGGGCGGCATCATGGCCTTGTCCCTGCTGTTCACCCGGCCGGAGCTGCTGCACGCCGCCATGGTGTGGCACAGCCGGCTGCTGCCCCAGGCGATGCCGTTCGCCGCCGCGGCCGACAGCCTGCACGGCAAGCCGCTCTGGGTGAGCCATGGCGTGCAGGACAACGTGATTCCCCTGGCCCAGGCCCACGCCATCCGCGACCATGCCCGGGGGCTGTCGCTGGACCTGACCTACCGCGAATACCCCGGCGCGCACGAGATCCGGCAGGCCGAACTGACCGATGCCATGGGATGGCTGGGCGGCCTGCAGCACCCGCAGCCGCAGGCCGCGCGCTGA
- a CDS encoding alpha/beta fold hydrolase, which translates to MPSAPAAHPGPAGAPDGTPPEVRRLQALATRHTTPCGDGDLVWHAWGPVVPGQPPLVLLHGGSGSWTHWVRNIEDLVAAGHQVWVPDLPGFGESALPPAGADADALVEPLCEGMRALWGPQPCDLVGFSFGGMVAGLLLADHPELARQLVIVGAPAMGVVPHRQFELKGWRHLPADQQPQVHRHNLAVLMLQDPALIEGLALGLHVANVVRDRMPRRRLAHTDILARSLPRVTCPVHAIYGRNDALYKRWIVELEAAFRAVVPDFRGLDFIPEAGHWVQFEQPRPFMAALLAALVDGAQPAAAPLAAGR; encoded by the coding sequence GTGCCCTCCGCCCCGGCGGCCCACCCCGGACCTGCCGGGGCACCCGATGGCACCCCGCCCGAAGTGCGGCGCCTGCAGGCGCTGGCCACGCGGCACACCACGCCTTGCGGCGACGGCGATCTGGTGTGGCACGCCTGGGGACCGGTCGTGCCCGGGCAGCCGCCGCTGGTGCTGCTGCACGGCGGCAGCGGCAGCTGGACCCACTGGGTGCGCAACATCGAAGACCTGGTCGCGGCGGGCCACCAGGTCTGGGTGCCGGATCTGCCCGGTTTCGGGGAGTCTGCTCTGCCCCCGGCCGGCGCCGATGCCGACGCGCTGGTCGAACCGCTGTGCGAGGGCATGCGCGCGCTTTGGGGGCCGCAGCCCTGCGATCTGGTGGGGTTCTCGTTCGGCGGCATGGTGGCGGGCCTGCTGCTGGCCGACCACCCCGAGCTGGCCCGGCAACTGGTCATCGTGGGCGCGCCGGCCATGGGCGTGGTGCCGCACCGCCAGTTCGAACTGAAAGGCTGGCGGCACCTGCCCGCGGACCAGCAGCCGCAGGTGCACCGCCACAACCTCGCCGTCCTGATGCTGCAGGACCCGGCTCTCATCGAAGGCCTGGCGCTGGGCCTGCACGTGGCCAACGTGGTGCGCGACCGCATGCCGCGCCGCCGGCTGGCGCACACCGACATCCTGGCGCGCTCGCTGCCCCGGGTGACCTGCCCGGTGCATGCCATCTATGGCCGCAACGATGCGCTCTACAAGCGCTGGATCGTGGAGCTCGAGGCGGCGTTCCGGGCCGTGGTGCCGGACTTCCGTGGCCTGGACTTCATCCCCGAGGCCGGCCACTGGGTGCAGTTCGAACAGCCCCGGCCCTTCATGGCCGCACTGCTGGCCGCGCTGGTAGACGGGGCGCAGCCGGCGGCCGCACCCTTGGCGGCCGGCCGATGA
- the arfB gene encoding alternative ribosome rescue aminoacyl-tRNA hydrolase ArfB has protein sequence MTAPPAAFVPQVDEREVEITAMRAQGAGGQNVNKVSSAVHLRFDIAASSLPDGVKERLLALRDSRITQEGVLVIKAQQYRSQEANRLDGLQRLQALVASVAQPPRTRRATKPTYGSKQRRLESKSVRSGIKALRGPVRD, from the coding sequence ATGACCGCGCCGCCGGCGGCCTTCGTGCCCCAGGTGGACGAGCGTGAGGTGGAGATCACCGCCATGCGGGCGCAGGGCGCTGGCGGGCAGAACGTCAACAAGGTGTCGAGCGCGGTGCACCTGCGCTTCGACATCGCGGCGTCTTCGTTGCCCGACGGCGTGAAGGAGCGCCTGCTCGCCCTGCGCGACAGCCGGATCACGCAGGAGGGCGTGCTGGTCATCAAGGCGCAGCAGTACCGCAGCCAGGAAGCCAACCGCCTCGACGGACTGCAGCGCCTGCAGGCCCTGGTGGCCAGCGTGGCGCAGCCGCCGCGCACCCGGCGGGCTACCAAGCCGACCTACGGCTCCAAGCAGCGGCGCCTGGAATCTAAGAGCGTGCGCTCGGGCATCAAGGCGCTGCGTGGCCCGGTGCGCGACTGA
- a CDS encoding phospholipase D-like domain-containing protein, translating to MKKTGRTLLTVALTFVATTAIVLFALNFTAGEKKVQHQIPRLYTTAQPQYERAMGSLLGPGITSGNEVVELLNGDQIFPPMLAAIRAAQKSVTFETYIYWSGDIGKQFADALSERARAGVKVHVLLDWVGSSKMDESYFTEMKAAGVEVEKFHKPHWYNLARLNNRTHRKLLVTDGLVGFTGGVGIAPAWTGNAQDPDHWRDSHYQVKGPAVAQMQATFLDNWLKVTGKVMHGEAYFPAIAQSGTQKAQMFSSSPSSGSESMQLMYHLAITSSERSLDLSVAYFVPDDLTRQLMLDALARGVRIRLITPGEHTDTETVKAASRATWGELLQAGAEIYEYEPTMYHCKVMIVDQLMVSVGSTNFDNRSFRLNDEANLNVYDAPFAQRQTVMFEDDLKRSRRVTYQDWLDRPMKEKLAERMASLLETQL from the coding sequence ATGAAAAAAACAGGCCGCACCCTGCTCACCGTAGCACTCACCTTCGTGGCCACCACCGCCATCGTGCTGTTCGCACTGAACTTCACCGCCGGCGAGAAGAAAGTGCAGCACCAGATCCCGCGCCTGTACACCACCGCCCAGCCCCAGTACGAACGTGCCATGGGCAGCCTGCTGGGCCCGGGCATCACCAGCGGCAACGAGGTGGTGGAGTTGCTCAACGGCGACCAGATCTTTCCGCCCATGCTGGCCGCCATCCGGGCCGCGCAGAAGAGCGTCACCTTCGAAACCTACATCTACTGGTCCGGCGACATCGGCAAGCAGTTCGCCGATGCCCTGAGCGAGCGCGCCCGTGCCGGCGTGAAGGTGCATGTGCTGCTGGACTGGGTGGGCAGCTCCAAGATGGACGAGAGCTACTTCACCGAGATGAAGGCGGCCGGCGTGGAGGTCGAGAAATTCCACAAGCCCCACTGGTACAACCTGGCCCGCCTGAACAACCGCACGCACCGCAAGCTGCTCGTCACCGACGGACTGGTGGGCTTCACGGGCGGCGTGGGCATCGCGCCCGCATGGACCGGTAATGCGCAGGACCCCGACCACTGGCGCGATTCGCACTACCAGGTCAAGGGCCCGGCGGTCGCGCAGATGCAGGCCACCTTCCTGGACAACTGGCTCAAGGTCACGGGCAAGGTGATGCACGGCGAAGCGTACTTTCCCGCCATTGCCCAGAGCGGCACGCAGAAGGCGCAGATGTTCTCCAGCTCGCCCTCCAGTGGCAGCGAGAGCATGCAGCTCATGTACCACCTGGCCATCACCTCGTCCGAGCGCAGCCTCGACCTGTCGGTGGCGTACTTCGTGCCCGACGACCTGACCCGGCAGCTGATGCTGGACGCCCTGGCGCGCGGTGTGCGCATCCGGCTCATCACGCCCGGCGAGCACACCGACACCGAAACCGTCAAGGCCGCCTCCCGCGCCACCTGGGGCGAACTGCTGCAGGCCGGCGCCGAGATCTACGAGTACGAGCCCACCATGTACCACTGCAAGGTCATGATCGTGGATCAGCTCATGGTGTCGGTGGGCTCCACCAACTTTGACAACCGCTCGTTCCGGTTGAACGACGAGGCCAACCTGAACGTGTACGACGCCCCTTTTGCCCAACGGCAGACGGTGATGTTCGAGGACGACCTCAAGCGGTCGCGGCGGGTGACCTACCAGGACTGGCTGGACCGGCCGATGAAGGAGAAGCTGGCCGAGCGGATGGCGAGTTTGCTGGAGACACAGCTGTAG
- a CDS encoding glutamine--tRNA ligase/YqeY domain fusion protein, whose amino-acid sequence MSSPAPLDPSSNAAAKPSNFLRQIIESDLAKGTHAQARWGGTPGDAAHHAGGQPDPAKIRTRFPPEPNGYLHVGHAKSICLNFGLAADYGGVCHLRFDDTNPEKEDQEYVDAIIDAVHWLGFDWKASGDGADHLYYASNYFDFMYRAAEYLIENGKAYVDEQTPDEMRANRGDFGKPGVDSPFRSRTVAENLARFREMREGKLPDGAAVLRAKIDMASPNINLRDPAIYRIKHAEHHNTGNQWCIYPMYTFAHPIEDALEHITHSICTLEFEDQRPFYDWLMDRLVEGGLIAAPQPRQYEFARLNLTYVVTSKRKLKHLVDNGIVTGWDDPRMPTIVGLRRRGYTPESIRLFCERIGVTKDYSWIDYSTLEGCLREDLEAKAHRGMAVLNPVKLVLTNWDEVMGAGHLEPCSLPALPHPPEGTESPLRHFTIGKAVWIEREDFEEVPPKGYKRLFPGNKVRLKGGYVIECTGCNKDADGRITEVLATVVPDTKSGTPGADTVKVKAAITWVGVADGVKAEVRMYDRLFTDAQPDAGGKDFLTLLNPDSLKVVTAIVEPSLANARPGDQFQFERHGYFVADSKDHAAGKPVFNLAVGLKDSWGK is encoded by the coding sequence ATGAGTTCCCCAGCCCCCCTCGACCCCTCCTCCAACGCCGCGGCCAAGCCCAGCAATTTTCTTCGCCAGATCATCGAGAGCGATCTCGCCAAGGGCACGCATGCCCAGGCGCGCTGGGGCGGCACGCCCGGCGATGCGGCCCACCATGCTGGCGGGCAGCCCGACCCGGCGAAGATCCGCACGCGTTTCCCCCCCGAACCCAACGGCTACCTGCACGTCGGCCATGCCAAGAGCATCTGCCTGAATTTCGGCTTGGCCGCCGACTACGGCGGCGTGTGCCACCTGCGCTTCGACGACACCAACCCGGAGAAGGAAGACCAGGAATACGTGGACGCCATCATCGACGCCGTGCATTGGCTCGGCTTCGACTGGAAGGCCAGCGGCGATGGCGCCGACCACCTGTACTACGCCAGCAACTATTTCGACTTCATGTACCGCGCGGCTGAGTACCTGATCGAAAACGGCAAAGCCTACGTGGACGAGCAGACCCCCGACGAGATGCGCGCCAACCGCGGCGACTTCGGCAAGCCCGGCGTGGACAGCCCCTTTCGCAGTCGCACCGTGGCAGAGAACCTCGCGCGATTTCGCGAAATGCGCGAAGGCAAGCTGCCCGACGGCGCCGCCGTGCTACGCGCGAAGATCGACATGGCCTCGCCCAACATCAACCTGCGCGACCCGGCCATCTACCGCATCAAGCACGCCGAGCACCACAACACCGGCAACCAGTGGTGCATCTACCCCATGTACACCTTCGCGCACCCCATCGAGGACGCGCTGGAGCACATCACCCACAGCATCTGCACGCTGGAATTCGAAGACCAGCGCCCCTTCTACGACTGGCTCATGGACCGCCTGGTGGAAGGCGGCCTCATCGCCGCGCCGCAGCCGCGCCAGTACGAGTTCGCGCGCCTGAACCTCACCTACGTGGTCACCAGCAAGCGCAAGCTCAAGCACCTGGTGGACAACGGCATCGTGACCGGTTGGGACGATCCCCGCATGCCCACCATCGTCGGCCTGCGCCGCCGCGGCTACACGCCCGAATCGATCCGCCTGTTCTGCGAACGCATCGGCGTGACCAAGGACTACAGCTGGATCGACTACAGCACGCTGGAAGGCTGCCTGCGCGAAGACCTGGAAGCCAAGGCCCACCGCGGCATGGCGGTGCTCAACCCCGTCAAGCTGGTGCTGACCAACTGGGACGAGGTGATGGGCGCCGGCCACCTGGAGCCCTGCAGCCTGCCCGCCCTGCCCCACCCGCCCGAAGGAACCGAATCGCCCCTGCGCCATTTCACGATCGGCAAGGCGGTGTGGATCGAGCGCGAAGACTTCGAGGAAGTGCCCCCCAAGGGCTACAAGCGCCTGTTCCCCGGCAACAAGGTGCGCCTCAAGGGCGGTTACGTGATCGAATGCACGGGCTGCAACAAGGACGCAGATGGCCGGATCACCGAAGTGCTGGCCACCGTGGTGCCCGACACCAAGAGCGGCACCCCCGGCGCCGACACCGTGAAGGTGAAGGCCGCCATCACCTGGGTGGGCGTGGCCGATGGCGTGAAGGCGGAGGTGCGCATGTACGACCGGCTGTTCACCGATGCGCAGCCCGATGCCGGCGGGAAAGACTTCCTCACGCTGCTGAACCCGGACAGCCTGAAGGTCGTGACGGCCATCGTGGAGCCCTCACTGGCCAACGCCCGACCGGGCGACCAGTTCCAGTTCGAGCGGCACGGGTACTTCGTGGCGGACAGCAAGGACCACGCGGCAGGCAAGCCGGTGTTCAACCTGGCCGTGGGCCTGAAGGACTCCTGGGGCAAGTAA
- a CDS encoding DUF2322 family protein, with protein sequence MNFSSRLQQLPSVADLSALHLLDPDGQVIATLENKPGQAGSLAVYNALSTLYGGTITPAAASLGLEWYAEHTADAHAHPGKHPNIDRLVAWASGTASYRAQRVPALPPAA encoded by the coding sequence ATGAACTTTTCCTCGCGCCTTCAACAACTCCCATCCGTTGCCGACCTCTCTGCCCTGCACCTGCTGGACCCGGACGGACAGGTCATCGCCACGCTGGAAAACAAGCCCGGACAAGCGGGCTCCCTGGCCGTCTACAACGCGTTGTCCACCTTGTACGGCGGCACCATCACGCCTGCAGCGGCCAGCCTGGGCCTGGAGTGGTACGCAGAGCACACGGCCGATGCACACGCCCATCCCGGCAAGCACCCCAACATCGACCGCCTGGTGGCCTGGGCGTCCGGCACGGCCAGCTACCGTGCGCAGCGGGTACCAGCGCTCCCGCCCGCCGCCTGA
- a CDS encoding alpha/beta hydrolase translates to MKHPHRSWARAAWQVTGILALAAWLTGCSAVGTLNALTAKDSHTVQAGVAYGTLPRQQLDIYRPKTTAPAAGWPVAVFFYGGSWNSGERGDYLFLGEALAARGVLTMVADYRLYPEVRYPEFLQDSALAVAYGLDHAAQWGGDPKRVFAMGHSAGGYNAAMLALDPRWLQPTGHTPNELAGWIGLAGPYDFFPTDNPQAQPVFFHPNYPPKAQPIEFAHPGAPRTFLAAPVNDRLVSPERSTQQMAQKLQAAGVPVTLKSYPRASHTTLVGAFAWPLRWVAPVLDDVEAFIQATPQAQ, encoded by the coding sequence TTGAAACACCCTCACCGTTCATGGGCCCGCGCGGCATGGCAAGTCACCGGCATCCTGGCCTTGGCCGCGTGGCTGACCGGCTGCTCCGCGGTCGGCACGCTCAATGCGCTCACGGCCAAGGACAGCCATACCGTCCAGGCCGGCGTGGCCTACGGCACGCTGCCGCGCCAGCAACTGGACATCTACCGGCCGAAAACGACGGCGCCAGCGGCCGGCTGGCCGGTCGCGGTGTTCTTCTATGGCGGCTCCTGGAACAGCGGTGAGCGCGGCGACTACCTGTTCCTGGGCGAAGCGCTCGCGGCACGGGGCGTGCTGACGATGGTGGCCGACTACCGCCTCTACCCCGAGGTGCGCTACCCCGAATTCCTGCAGGACAGCGCACTGGCCGTGGCCTATGGCCTGGACCATGCGGCGCAGTGGGGCGGCGACCCGAAACGGGTGTTCGCCATGGGCCACAGTGCCGGCGGCTACAACGCGGCGATGCTGGCGCTGGACCCGCGCTGGCTGCAGCCCACGGGCCACACGCCGAACGAGCTTGCCGGCTGGATCGGCCTGGCGGGGCCGTACGACTTCTTTCCCACCGACAACCCGCAAGCGCAGCCGGTGTTTTTCCACCCGAACTACCCGCCCAAGGCCCAGCCCATCGAGTTCGCACACCCCGGCGCGCCGCGCACCTTCCTGGCGGCCCCGGTCAACGACCGACTGGTGAGCCCGGAGCGCAGCACCCAGCAGATGGCGCAGAAGCTGCAGGCCGCTGGCGTGCCGGTCACGCTGAAGTCGTATCCCCGCGCCAGCCACACCACGCTCGTCGGCGCATTCGCGTGGCCGCTGCGCTGGGTCGCGCCGGTGCTGGACGACGTGGAGGCGTTCATCCAGGCGACGCCGCAGGCTCAGTGA